One Deefgea tanakiae genomic region harbors:
- a CDS encoding DUF4178 domain-containing protein translates to MFRSACPSCGAEVLFRSTISAVAICEYCQSTVLRSADEVKDFGKIGKVLEDYSPIQIGTSGVFAGRAFTVLGRIQLRYEAGLWNEWYVSFDDGQQGWLADTSGQFMFTLPLSETTAATSSPAFDAFTPEMRYEHGGRVYVVTDVRTAQCIGGQGELPFALGQGYEAKVVDCRSADRFLTVDFSDVTLFKPNPTLYIGEAVELKNLQLQLLRDAETILASAGRLKGTGAVLDCPSCGSPLKYQAGVATQIVCKACASVVDCSGDKALVLEKHTAAAQYHATLDVGDSAAIDGVNWKIIGLIEMEETNDADSSWTEYLLYNAQQGFFWLVESNDGWYQVEVLNRLPDSWTNESAVLDGVRYRRPFELYSAKVTYAAGAFNWRVSVGDQVSCAEYEHNGERLCKEKSQTEVIWSKSKRIPNQLVEQWFGKGKIITPISNSGVDSASNRHLSMLFIVGLLVLNIPLAFAGSNLIGSLFWTGLAVWLIRLPLKSGEDEE, encoded by the coding sequence ATGTTCCGTTCCGCCTGTCCCTCGTGTGGCGCTGAAGTTTTATTTCGATCTACTATTTCGGCAGTCGCTATTTGCGAGTATTGCCAGAGTACCGTGCTGCGCAGTGCCGATGAGGTTAAAGACTTCGGCAAAATCGGTAAGGTGCTCGAAGACTATTCGCCGATTCAAATTGGTACGTCGGGCGTGTTTGCTGGGCGTGCGTTTACGGTGCTGGGGCGGATTCAGTTGCGGTATGAGGCTGGATTGTGGAACGAGTGGTATGTGTCCTTCGATGACGGTCAGCAAGGCTGGCTGGCTGATACATCGGGGCAGTTTATGTTTACACTGCCGTTATCAGAAACGACTGCGGCTACGAGTTCGCCTGCGTTCGATGCCTTTACGCCTGAAATGCGTTACGAGCACGGCGGACGCGTATATGTTGTAACGGATGTACGTACTGCGCAGTGTATTGGCGGGCAGGGTGAGTTGCCGTTTGCGCTTGGGCAGGGTTATGAGGCCAAAGTGGTCGACTGCCGCAGTGCGGATCGCTTTCTGACGGTTGATTTTTCCGATGTTACGCTGTTTAAGCCTAATCCCACGCTGTACATCGGCGAGGCGGTTGAGTTAAAAAACTTGCAATTGCAGCTGTTGCGAGACGCCGAAACCATTTTGGCGAGTGCTGGACGCCTAAAAGGCACGGGTGCCGTACTCGATTGCCCGAGCTGCGGTAGCCCGTTGAAATATCAAGCGGGGGTGGCGACGCAGATTGTGTGTAAAGCGTGTGCGTCCGTCGTTGATTGCTCGGGTGATAAAGCGCTGGTGCTGGAAAAACACACCGCCGCTGCTCAATACCACGCTACGCTGGATGTCGGCGATAGTGCGGCAATTGATGGTGTTAATTGGAAAATTATTGGTCTGATTGAAATGGAAGAGACCAATGATGCTGATTCAAGCTGGACTGAATATCTACTGTATAACGCGCAGCAAGGGTTTTTCTGGTTAGTCGAATCGAATGATGGCTGGTATCAAGTTGAGGTTCTGAATCGTTTACCTGATAGTTGGACCAATGAATCCGCCGTACTAGATGGTGTGCGTTATCGCCGGCCATTTGAGTTATATAGCGCCAAAGTGACGTATGCGGCTGGTGCGTTTAACTGGCGGGTGAGTGTGGGTGACCAAGTGAGCTGCGCTGAGTATGAGCATAACGGTGAGCGGCTTTGTAAAGAGAAAAGTCAGACCGAAGTGATCTGGTCAAAATCAAAACGTATCCCCAATCAATTGGTCGAACAATGGTTTGGAAAAGGTAAGATCATTACGCCGATAAGTAATTCGGGTGTGGATTCGGCGAGTAATCGACATTTGTCGATGCTATTTATTGTCGGATTGCTGGTGCTGAATATTCCATTGGCCTTTGCGGGTTCTAATTTAATTGGCAGTTTGTTTTGGACTGGCTTGGCCGTGTGGTTAATCCGCTTGCCACTCAAGTCGGGTGAGGATGAAGAATGA
- a CDS encoding GFA family protein has protein sequence MSFRGSCACKTISYEVDELAGGISHCHCVTCRKTHAAAFNSAAGVKPESFRWLAGEDQLSQFESSPGKVRYFCSKCGSHLLAKKEGRPLWVLRVATLDNDPHVRPEQHIWTSHNVDWLDYEEIPKYLEWQPNRV, from the coding sequence ATGAGCTTTCGAGGGTCTTGTGCTTGCAAAACAATCTCTTATGAGGTTGATGAGTTAGCTGGCGGTATTTCGCATTGCCATTGCGTGACTTGCCGTAAAACCCATGCTGCCGCGTTTAATTCTGCTGCGGGCGTGAAGCCCGAGTCGTTTCGCTGGTTGGCTGGCGAAGATCAGCTTAGTCAGTTTGAGTCGTCGCCGGGTAAGGTGCGCTATTTTTGCTCGAAGTGCGGTAGTCATTTATTGGCGAAAAAAGAAGGGCGTCCTTTGTGGGTGTTACGAGTAGCAACTTTGGACAATGATCCACATGTGCGGCCCGAGCAGCATATTTGGACTTCGCATAATGTGGATTGGTTGGATTATGAAGAAATACCGAAATACCTTGAATGGCAACCCAATAGAGTTTGA
- a CDS encoding SPFH domain-containing protein, whose product MSLGSFIKKQFIDILQWNEDSDGVLAYRFPMADFEIQYGGSLTVRESQMAVFLNEGQVADVFGAGMYKLTTQTLPVLTYLKNWDKLFESPFKSDVYFFSTRLQLGRKWGTPQPITIRDADFGMVRMRAFGVYSYKLVDPKLFFTEISGTREVYTRDDLELQLRNLVISTMTSALGGSGVPFLDMAGNQGLMGQKISEALVPVFAKYGLELDNFAVENISLPEELQKAIDTRISMGMIGDMARFTQYQTATAIPLAAQNEGGMAGIGASMAAGVGMGQMMANAMNTAMNPNAQAAPQAGVGVGMGVDGGMGVGLFANAGQQAIPAAASPAPSAPQAVAIDPNSPQAKLGQLKGLLDQGLISQADYDGAKAEVLKKLIG is encoded by the coding sequence ATGAGTCTCGGTTCATTTATTAAAAAGCAATTTATCGACATTCTGCAGTGGAATGAAGACAGCGATGGCGTGTTGGCTTATCGCTTTCCAATGGCTGATTTTGAAATTCAGTACGGTGGCAGCCTCACGGTGCGCGAATCGCAAATGGCGGTGTTTTTGAATGAAGGCCAAGTTGCTGATGTATTTGGCGCTGGCATGTACAAGCTCACCACGCAAACGCTGCCAGTACTGACTTACCTGAAAAACTGGGACAAGCTGTTTGAGTCGCCATTCAAATCGGATGTGTATTTCTTTAGCACCCGCCTGCAGCTTGGCCGTAAATGGGGTACCCCGCAACCAATTACGATTCGCGATGCTGATTTTGGTATGGTGCGAATGCGTGCGTTTGGTGTTTATTCGTATAAATTGGTCGATCCCAAATTATTCTTTACCGAAATCAGCGGTACGCGTGAAGTCTATACCCGCGACGATTTAGAGCTGCAATTGCGTAATTTGGTGATCTCAACGATGACCAGCGCCCTTGGCGGATCAGGCGTGCCATTCCTTGATATGGCGGGTAATCAAGGCTTGATGGGACAAAAAATCAGCGAAGCGCTGGTTCCTGTGTTCGCCAAATACGGTTTGGAACTCGACAACTTCGCCGTTGAAAACATCAGCTTGCCGGAAGAACTACAAAAAGCCATTGATACGCGGATTTCGATGGGCATGATTGGCGATATGGCCAGATTCACCCAATACCAAACCGCCACTGCGATTCCTCTTGCCGCACAAAACGAAGGCGGCATGGCCGGAATCGGCGCAAGTATGGCGGCGGGTGTGGGTATGGGTCAGATGATGGCGAACGCCATGAATACAGCCATGAACCCAAATGCTCAAGCAGCGCCGCAAGCGGGCGTTGGTGTCGGCATGGGAGTTGATGGTGGTATGGGTGTAGGACTATTTGCTAATGCAGGACAGCAAGCAATACCCGCAGCAGCATCGCCAGCACCTAGTGCGCCACAAGCAGTCGCTATTGATCCAAATAGCCCTCAGGCCAAACTCGGTCAACTCAAAGGCTTGCTCGACCAAGGCTTAATTTCGCAAGCGGATTACGATGGAGCGAAAGCGGAAGTGTTGAAAAAGTTAATTGGCTAA
- a CDS encoding polyamine aminopropyltransferase, producing the protein MRDKLLILSVFVVASCGLAYELIAAALASYLMGDSILQFSSIIGCYLFAMGIGSHFSKYVKEERTLDTFIEVELLVGLIGGLSATLLFVVFAWASTPFRSVLYALVFITGILVGMEVPLVMRVLNQRQTSFNEIVSRVLTFDYMGALAVSLVFPLILAPHLGLARSAILFGIINVGIALLTIHIFRQQLASPSIQLMRAGIALIVLVGAMFASDHLTRWSEKALYGDEIIHAQTTPYQRLLITQWKNDTRLYINGNLQFSSRDEYRYHEALVHPVLEKLPQARRVLVLGGGDGLAVREILKYPQIEHVTLVDLDPAMTDLFTHNPKLTGFNQRSLSNPKVKVINADAGQWLENDQGVFDAIIIDFPDPSNFALGKLYSVPMYRLVMKHLSENGLMVVQSTSPLHAPYSYWCINATLQSVGLHTSPYHAFVPSFGEWGFILASKKTGYTPPTSYRVATKFLDAETTRQMFFFPPDMQPVKVEINQLNNQSLVNYFEQDWAKVIR; encoded by the coding sequence ATGCGAGATAAACTGCTGATCCTTTCGGTTTTTGTTGTAGCTAGCTGCGGACTCGCTTACGAATTGATTGCCGCTGCGCTCGCCAGCTACCTGATGGGCGATTCCATCCTGCAGTTTTCATCGATTATTGGCTGTTACTTATTTGCCATGGGGATTGGCTCGCACTTCTCTAAATATGTGAAAGAAGAACGTACGCTCGATACGTTTATTGAAGTCGAACTCTTGGTCGGCCTGATTGGCGGTTTGTCTGCCACACTTTTATTTGTCGTATTCGCTTGGGCGAGTACACCGTTTCGCTCCGTGCTGTATGCGCTGGTATTTATCACAGGCATTTTGGTGGGGATGGAAGTGCCACTGGTGATGCGGGTACTGAATCAGCGGCAAACTTCATTCAATGAAATCGTCAGCCGCGTTCTGACTTTCGACTATATGGGCGCGCTGGCCGTTTCGCTGGTGTTTCCGTTGATCTTGGCACCGCATTTAGGCTTGGCGCGCTCGGCGATCTTATTTGGCATTATCAATGTGGGCATTGCACTTTTAACCATCCATATTTTTCGCCAGCAACTGGCTTCACCCAGTATTCAACTGATGCGGGCGGGTATCGCACTGATTGTTTTGGTCGGTGCGATGTTCGCCTCCGATCACCTCACGCGTTGGAGTGAAAAAGCTCTGTATGGCGATGAAATCATCCACGCCCAAACCACACCCTATCAACGCCTCTTAATTACCCAGTGGAAAAACGATACTCGCCTCTACATCAATGGCAATCTACAATTTTCTAGCCGCGACGAATACCGATATCACGAAGCATTGGTGCATCCCGTCTTGGAAAAACTGCCGCAAGCGCGCCGTGTGCTGGTGCTGGGTGGTGGCGATGGATTGGCGGTGCGAGAAATCTTAAAATACCCGCAAATCGAACACGTCACCTTGGTCGATCTCGATCCTGCGATGACCGACCTCTTTACGCACAATCCAAAACTGACTGGCTTTAATCAACGTTCACTCAGTAATCCAAAAGTCAAAGTCATCAATGCCGATGCGGGGCAATGGCTAGAAAACGACCAAGGCGTGTTTGACGCCATCATCATTGATTTTCCAGACCCCTCTAACTTTGCGCTCGGCAAACTGTACTCGGTACCGATGTACCGCTTGGTGATGAAACACTTGAGCGAGAACGGCCTGATGGTGGTGCAATCGACCTCACCGCTACATGCCCCCTACTCGTATTGGTGCATTAACGCCACTCTACAAAGCGTAGGACTACATACATCCCCATATCATGCCTTTGTCCCCTCTTTTGGCGAATGGGGTTTTATTCTGGCCAGCAAGAAAACGGGCTACACGCCACCGACAAGTTATCGCGTAGCAACGAAATTCCTCGATGCAGAAACCACGCGGCAAATGTTTTTCTTCCCGCCCGATATGCAGCCAGTCAAAGTTGAAATCAATCAGCTGAATAATCAATCGCTGGTGAATTATTTTGAGCAAGACTGGGCGAAGGTGATTCGCTGA
- a CDS encoding DUF350 domain-containing protein — MMLASYLPPLIGYFSYLASALAMLIVFAVLYIKVTPFDELALIRDGCTAAALSFGGALVGFSLALASSALHLNRLEYFIIWGALAGVIQILVYVCLTRCIKEMPQAIMENNVAVGALAGSVSLAVGVINAGCLS, encoded by the coding sequence ATGATGTTAGCCAGTTATTTGCCCCCCTTGATTGGATATTTCAGTTACCTCGCGTCGGCTCTTGCGATGCTGATTGTGTTTGCAGTGTTGTACATCAAAGTCACGCCGTTTGATGAACTTGCCTTGATCCGTGATGGCTGCACCGCAGCGGCGCTGTCGTTTGGCGGGGCGTTGGTCGGCTTTTCGTTGGCGCTGGCCTCCAGCGCATTGCATCTCAATCGCTTGGAGTATTTCATTATCTGGGGTGCATTGGCCGGTGTCATTCAGATTCTGGTTTATGTGTGCCTTACACGCTGCATCAAAGAAATGCCGCAGGCGATTATGGAAAACAATGTTGCAGTGGGCGCGCTAGCAGGGAGCGTTTCCTTGGCGGTCGGCGTGATTAATGCGGGTTGTTTGTCTTAA
- a CDS encoding endonuclease/exonuclease/phosphatase family protein encodes MSQILKIASYNIHKGMSPLNQNFVLHGVRQALKTLDPDLVFLQEVQGAHHSLAKKIPTWPSDAQHEYLAGDVLFSAYGSNAHYQLGHHGNALLSRFPILHRSNHDLTLHRFEQRGLLYCQLDLPSWQQPLHAFCVHLNLRASDRRKQLQLMVKAIGEQVPVDEPLVLAGDFNDWRGEVSAILQGELGMNEAFQALHGTHARSFPARMPFFSLDRIYTRGFEIQTAEVLMGAPWRSLSDHAPLYATMARDLSGVHKK; translated from the coding sequence ATGAGTCAAATTCTTAAAATTGCCTCGTACAATATCCATAAAGGCATGTCGCCACTGAATCAAAATTTTGTCTTGCATGGTGTACGGCAAGCTTTAAAAACGCTCGATCCTGATTTGGTTTTCCTGCAAGAAGTGCAGGGAGCGCATCATAGCTTGGCTAAAAAAATCCCGACATGGCCCAGTGACGCGCAGCATGAGTATTTGGCGGGCGACGTGTTGTTTTCGGCTTATGGCAGTAATGCGCATTATCAATTGGGTCACCATGGTAATGCGCTGTTGTCGCGGTTCCCTATTTTGCACCGAAGCAATCATGACTTAACGCTGCATCGTTTTGAGCAACGTGGCTTATTGTATTGCCAATTGGATTTGCCATCTTGGCAGCAGCCTTTGCATGCGTTTTGCGTTCATTTGAATTTGCGTGCCAGTGATCGTCGTAAGCAGTTGCAACTGATGGTCAAGGCGATTGGCGAGCAAGTTCCTGTGGATGAGCCGCTGGTGCTGGCGGGGGATTTTAACGATTGGCGTGGTGAAGTGAGTGCCATTTTGCAGGGCGAACTCGGCATGAACGAGGCTTTTCAAGCGTTGCATGGCACTCACGCTCGCAGCTTTCCGGCGCGGATGCCGTTTTTCTCTCTGGACCGAATCTATACGCGCGGTTTTGAAATTCAGACTGCCGAAGTTTTGATGGGCGCGCCATGGCGTAGTCTGTCTGATCACGCGCCGCTGTATGCCACGATGGCTCGAGATTTGTCAGGGGTGCATAAAAAGTGA
- the speD gene encoding adenosylmethionine decarboxylase yields MHVSISPPKGQHVLADLYGCDAQQLANPEWIADCLLLAAQAAGATVLNSHFHHFGEQQGVTGVLLLMESHISIHTWPEHGYAAIDLFMCGQAQVDAALCSLISKITSKEQSIQLIERGF; encoded by the coding sequence ATGCATGTTTCCATTTCTCCCCCCAAGGGGCAGCATGTATTGGCCGATTTGTACGGCTGTGACGCGCAGCAATTGGCCAATCCTGAATGGATTGCTGATTGCTTATTGCTTGCAGCTCAGGCAGCTGGGGCGACGGTGCTCAATTCCCATTTTCATCACTTTGGTGAGCAGCAAGGTGTGACGGGGGTGCTGCTCTTGATGGAGTCTCACATCAGCATTCACACTTGGCCTGAGCATGGTTACGCCGCGATTGATTTGTTTATGTGTGGTCAGGCACAAGTGGATGCGGCACTTTGTTCCTTGATATCAAAAATTACGAGTAAAGAGCAATCGATTCAATTGATTGAGCGTGGCTTTTAA